A region of Anopheles merus strain MAF chromosome 2R, AmerM5.1, whole genome shotgun sequence DNA encodes the following proteins:
- the LOC121588939 gene encoding protein takeout-like translates to MAVGSLLVWSLLVIATASAAGVYERPSYILPCRRADPEINKCIRNSLNFVKPYVARGLPELKTPPLEPLRIEELAMENNAGAVRIKALFTDIVAQGAGNYTIKEVRSDLKKLRIDMSIAIPRVETRGKYEVIGNVLLLPVRSNGEFWTEFSDITAIAKIYGKAVERDGESFMGIEKINVDFTMKNARFKVKDHVNTQNVLGEAINQFLNQNANELIQEMRPAASQSIGKLFRKFLNDAFTNLPTRLWLLDD, encoded by the exons CCTCATACATTCTGCCCTGCCGACGAGCCGATCCCGAGATTAACAAATGTATCCGGAATTCGCTCAACTTCGTCAAGCCGTACGTTGCCCGCGGGCTGCCCGAGCTGAAGACGCCGCCACTGGAGCCGCTGCGCATTGAGGAGCTGGCGATGGAAAACAATGCCGGCGCGGTGCGGATAAAGGCCCTCTTCACGGACATCGTTGCGCAGGGCGCTGGCAACTACACCATCAAGGAGGTGCGCAGCGATCTCAAGAAGCTGCGCATTGACATGAGCATCGCGATCCCGCGGGTGGAGACGCGCGGCAAGTACGAGGTGATCGgtaacgtgctgctgctgccggtgcgaTCGAACGGCGAGTTCTGGACGGAGTTTT CGGACATCACCGCCATCGCCAAGATCTACGGTAAGGCGGTCGAACGGGACGGTGAGTCGTTTATGGGCATCGAGAAGATCAACGTCGACTTTACGATGAAGAACGCCCGGTTCAAGGTGAAGGACCACGTCAACACGCAGAACGTGCTGG GCGAAGCGATCAACCAGTTCCTCAACCAGAACGCGAACGAGCTGATCCAGGAGATGAGACCGGCGGCCTCCCAGAGCATCGGCAAGCTGTTCCGAAAGTTCTTGAACGATGCCTTCACCAACCTGCCGACGCGGTTGTGGCTGCTGGATGACTAG